AGTTATTTCAAAATGActttacataagaaaaaaacatgaggaGCAAGGCTTTACGTTCACATGCAATACAAGtaggtttggtgggtttttttcagtgtccagAGAAACCCGACAGCTGCGTTTACCAAGCCTGACACTAAGCTTTGTTTGGTTTCTGCCACTGAATCTTCTGGAAGTCTGACAAACATATTAGGGCGATCTGAACACAGAACTGACGGTACTTCCAAGGTGTAATACAGAACTGCGTGAGAGTAACACAAACAGATGCTATTTTTGAACTATTCAGAAACACAAGGCATTTACTGCAAGAGCACACTCTTCAGCTTCTGCAAGAAGCATTCAGGAACCTTCTACTGGTATTTCCTCAGTAGAGACTTTCTTATTTATAAAACATCCATCCTCACCCAGAAGGAAACACAAGGAATGTTTGTCTCCCTTCACCATCGCTGCTATCTCCATTCGGACACAGGTGTCACCCCCAGCTCATGAGTAGTCTATCATTCAGCTTTTTGAAACAGTCTGCAATTTACTgccatttttatcttctttcttttttcccttattttcctttgtagtTTTCCTACAAGAAACACATTGGAGACCAAAACTCCTGAATCATATATGAAGCATACAGCAATTACACAGACATAGGTGTTGTTTTATACCCTATCAGTGCAGCTGAACATAAATCCTTCAGTAGCAACACTCCAAAGCATAGGGTGAGGGTGTTGTTTATGATCCCGCAAGCTCTAGCCATTACAACTTAAGATCTGCTTCTCTTATTAATACTCCATGTGTTAAAATCAAAGCCAGCCCTTTGCTAGAAGAGCTGCAGATAGGTTCTGTCAAATGGAGAGCTTGTCTGAAGTCTGGCTTTAAGGCCAGTAGTTTAAACTGAGCTTGCTATCACCTGATACATGGCACCATGTAAGGCAAACTGATGGCATTAATCCCATGTCCACTAGACAGATATTAACATTAAAATTTCACTATCACTAAAATCATTAAGACTGGGTGGTCCATCCACGTAAGTTATCAGTTCTTTTGGAGGCAGCCTGATGGGCCTTTTCTGGACAAACAGCATCTCTTACCTCCTCCTGAGAAAAACCTACTTAcgtttttcttttggctttttttaagaaacactgTGGGGTGGTACAAATGGATTCTCTTGCCAATGGTTTCTTAATGAActtcttcttttgtttgctgagaATGACATTTAGtgaagaattaaattatttcaaagggCAAAAATTAATatccaaagcaaataaaacaggtAATGAAAATCTTTACTGGATGTTAGGGATTTATGGGTCTGAGTATGTTTTCAGTGTTATGTCAAGGTTAGTTCAGCCACATTGTCTCCCAagatattaaaacaaatttaatacATAAGTCtaatcatatatatatatatataaaggatTTCTAGTTTTAGAAACTGTTAGAAAGTtatgaaaaagcatgaaaataagcACTAATTAAAAACCTATTTATCTATATGTATACACCCCACACCAGTTTTTCTAAATGCAACACAAAAGAATAAAGGACTTCCCTTCATTTATCAAAAGCCCAACTCATGAGGATGGGCCTAGCAAGTCTAAAGCAGATTTCAGGGAACTCACAGAAAAATAGTTAACTCCAGCAAAACCATTAAGTCAAGaattctttctgtttccatttttgtcTGGGTAAAAAactgccacccccaccctgtCTAAAATTCCTTTTGCAGCTAAACTGAAATTACATTGTAAACAACTAGATCTTTTGTAAACCTTAGACCCCTACAGAACCACTCATGCgggcttttaaaatggaaaacaaactggTAATCTATCAGATGAACGTACCTTTGCAGTCTGGGAAGGTGTTTTATGTAATCTGGCACAGGACAGCCAGCTCGCTGAATAACATTGGCTATactggaaaggagaagagagaagagatcAATTCTGGCAGCAAGTGCTGGGACAAGAGATATgcatctgcagaaaacagcaatacTGGACCACTGGCTGTTTTGTTATTGGTTTTTGGggttctgttgtggtttttttaaagcaagaaataaagacACAAAAGTGAGTTCAAAGTAAGgtgaggaagaaacaaaaagtcaTAAAAGGCTTAAATGAAACTAAGAATTCCGTGTGGATAAACAAATTGAAACTCTAGGTGAGTACAGTCTTCAAGGAGATGAAGAACAAGCAGTAAGGCAAAACAGAGTCCTACCAAGTTATTCTGGACACAAAGAAGTTAAAGAACTGGATTAGAAACCCTAGAGCACAGCATGAGGCACTCATGCCTTCTACACAACTAATGACTTGGGAAAACCAGAACAAGAGCAAAGTTAATTGTAAAGACTGTTTAAGCTGCCCTTTAGCAAGGTTCAAGTCAGAATAACAGAGTTTCACTGAAAGGTGCTACCAAGTAAATCATCGCATCGTGATTACTGACACCTGCAAAGAAGTGAATGACACCTGAAAAGAAGTGAAAGGATGCTAGTTTCTCTCTGGCTGCACCAGTGAAAAGTTTCAAAAAGAAACCTTAAAATTCAATACTGTGCCTACAAGGTGTGTGGTACCAGTCACACCCACGCAGTTCAGCAGTACactgtacaaaacaaaaaaatatttttgctatatCATGCTTCCAATTTACCTCCGTAATAAAGGTTTATCATCTTCTGTAAAGAATGTGACTGCTTTTCCCGTGTGCCCTGCTCTTCCAGTACGACCTGTCAAACACAAATTTTGCAGGGAAGAGATTTTACTTTAtctccctttattttttccttttcacagccCCAGCCTTCTGATGTGTGTTCAAATTAAGTATACTAAGCCGCCGATTCTTAAAGAGTGTTGCTATTGAATGAAAGCACAGGTATGTCTCTGAAGCATCTAAATATTAAAGGTTCATAGACTgcagttttactgaaaattgAGCCCAGATATAAACTGGACAAAGCAATGTagaagctggtgctgcagcaagAGAGTAGGCTTTGttccaggatttttttgttcatgCACAACAGCATCTACATCAAAGATCTAGGAAGTAAGAAAAAGGACATAATTTGTGAACACTCACTCACCTATCCTGTGGATGTATTCCACCGCACTTGTTGGCAAATCATAATTAATGACCATATTCACTCCTTTGAAGTCAATCCCTCTAGCTAGTAAGGCTGAGCAGATAAGCACCCAGATCTTCCCAGCTCTGAAACTCTGTACTATATTATCTCtctaggaaaaggaaagaaacatacTTGGAAACAGCCTAATTAACAATCTGAGAAAGGAGGCgaacttgttttctgaaaattgtCACAATGTTAATAAAGCTAAACCTCTTAACAAAAACCTGCATTAATTTGCTGTCAGTTACCTGAAGTTACATTCCAACATTCTTGCTTTTACCTTTCTTGAAAGGAAATTACACCCTCCtacctgctgctgtgttttgtccGCATGGATGACATCCACATTGATGCCTTCGTAAATAAGTTCATGGAAAAGTTCTTTAGCCCTCTCAATAGACTGTACAAAAACAAGGACTGGAGGAGCAAAACCCTGCAAAAAGAATAAGCTTCTGTAAGGTTCAGGCCCTCTTCCTACCATTATTGGTTGCAGTCACTGAGCTACCAAAAGAGACTTAACCAGCTCCAATATTTTACATCTCAGAGGATgttttcttgttggttttttgacttttttttttttttactagccAAATCTTTGGGAGTCAGAACTAAGCAAGTTCATCTTCATTGCCTTTGATGGAATGGTTCCTGACTTAAGCATCAGGCTGCATTTTAATGCACTGATTTCCATCTCACACCACCAACAATGTGAAGAACCTATTCACACtgccaaataaaattaaacagacTGCTAACACAAACTGCTCCTAAGCAAAGCTCAAATATATAACCAAGAATGTGGAACACTCCATTTTCACAGGTAGGGTAGTTACTCTTCCTCTTGCATAGCAGATTTGGACAATGGTTTAATCTGTGTCACAGAGAAGTCTCTGACCTAGGAAACTGCAAGTCCCTGACAGAACACACAGCTCAGTTCAGCCGTAAGCAGAACGTGCTCAGTCTCtccaaaatacctttttaacAAGGTCTCGCATTGCTGTTAGTTTTCCCGTCTCAGATCCAACAAACACCAGCTCTTGTTCTACTGTTTCCGCTGCAGAGTTTCTGAAACCAGAAATCCAAGAGAAGCATGCTaccatttgtggttttttataaaaagcataaaatattacCTGGCGAATGAGAAATACTCCACAAACTTACTTCACAAGTACACACTCCTAAGATTAATGATTATTTGATGATAAAgtaacaggcaaaaaaacccaacactttcCCCAATATGTGAGAAAGATCTATATGCCTACACACATTTTTTCCAGAGACAAACAACCTGCAATACTAACACCAACAACAGACATTACACCAAGCGGACTGATGATGTAAGGAAAACAACTAATTTGcccatgaaaggaaaaatacgAGTGAGTCACAATACAACTGCACACCTACCTTGCTCCAACGGACACCAGAACAACACTGTCAAGGCTGAGTTTACACCATTCCTCTACATCATGTGCAAAGGTTGCGCTGAACAAGGCTCTTCTCACCAGGTGGGACGTGCATGCCAGGAAGATGGAGGCTAGCTGGTCTCGGAACCCCGACTTTCCATCTTCAAACAGTTTGTCTGACTCATCCACCACCAGCCACTCCACACTAGGAACAGagaggttttcttttcagtaagagACACTTACGGAGAACGCAGAAGTTTAACAGACCATTCACAGATGCAAGGCCTAAGCACACATCCGCTTTTCAGTGGCAAAGCTAGTAGCAAAGCCAGATTTGATAGGCTTTCAGTACCTGGTCAAGTCTATTGCTGGAGGATCTTGTTTCAGCAAATAAATGAGTCTGTTTGGAGTAGTGACTAGTATGTCtatagaaagggaaaaagaaaagaagaaaaagcaaaacatcgaaaaagaccaaaaaaaataaactggacTCACGGAGACCTGAGAAACACAAGTTCCGATCCAATTAGCCAGAGGTACAACTTAACAAGGTCCACTCTCAGGCTCACTTCCTATTTCTTCCATGCCAGCTACTGTTTTTAGTGTTGAGCAATAGATTGCACATCTTGAGTGGTATTAACCAACCTCTTTAAAACCACACAGGCCAGAAAAGAAAGGtcagtgacattttttaaatttttagaaGCACTTCAGCAGTTTAAACAATTACCAAATTTTTTAGAAGACTTGGGCCCaaatttctttgctgcttcagctgcCTTGTGGATCATATGTATCCTGAAGCCTGTCCCCTCAGCCAACTTCACCAGCTCCCGATGTGTCTGAAAAGGTAGCAACAGAGATTAAATTCTCAAACTGAGCTGATTAGCTTTTctaaccagaaaaaaactgcAGATAATCCTGAAGATACAGCTTCAAACACCACCCCAATTTCAGTGTTAAGAGAAAGCTGTCTAGTTTTCTTAGCATAATAAAATCCATCTTTCTAACGTATTATTCACCAGAAAGTCCTCACAGGTCTGACTACCATATTTTGACTCTAATGATGTAGCTCCCATAAGCCTCCTGTCCCATTTGACTAAAAACAGAACTCTGCCCAgagttgtaatttttttatttcagtttagtAACAAAGCTTCAATATTAAGTTACTCATTGAAATTCTGTGTTTGGGACAAACAGATAAATCTCCTGTAGCAATTTCCAATATGAAAGCAGGTATTAAGAGTGCCCAAGCACTGggcagttttaaaatatggtcAAAGAATCCTGAGTCTCTAACCTAATCATTTAGATTAGACTGAGATACTAGATACATAGCTATTTCATAGAAGACAAgacttaaaagaaatgtttaaattagTTTTTTCTGATATCTGATggtcataaaagaaaaaaaaaaaaaacactgattcAGAGTGAAAACTTTGAAGTACATCAACATGACAGACTGTTTCCCTTCAACACACACCTGGCTAGCAAGTTCTCGGGTAGGCGATATGATCAGAGCTCTGAATCCTTTGTTCCGAGGTTGTTTCAGATGTGTTAAAAGAGGAATACAGAATGCCAGTGTTTTTCCAGACCCAGTAGGAGCTGAAGCTAGAAGTTCCCGACCCTGTAAGAAAAACAAGGGCATTATTTTACTAtgaaaaacacccaaaacaaacaacaaaaaaaatcacatttacgTAAATATTAATGCTACAAACTAACCCAAAATACATTAGTAGAAGCAGAGATCAAGAGTATTGTAATGGGTCAGTTCTGAACTGTGATGCAGTTGATGTACCTCTAAAGCTGTGCAACTAACCACTGCCATGACCCTGAAAGGAAGACTGCTCTCCAAATTTTGCCACACTCCCTATAATGAAACGCAGTACCAGAAAACTTACATGAAGCATGACGGGAATAGCCTGCATCTGGATTGGTGTTGGGACACGGTAGCCAGCAGCTTGGATATTCTCCATGATTTTAGGGTGGACTTTATATTCTTTCTGAAGCTGATCAAATGTTGCAATCGGGTCAGGAAGATCTGTTCCCTGAACATTAATCTTGTGTTGATTTCTGAAGCGGTTTAtctaaaaggcaaaagaaaaacgacaaactctttctttcttcaacaGCATAAAGCCAAACATGTATGGATTCATCTTCTGATTATTTGCCCCATATTCAGTCACTCTCCTCCTAAGAGAAATTACCACACGTGAACCTCAATTTTCAGACAAAATACCCATAGAAACCAAGTAACCTGTCGCTACATTAGAATTCCGTGGTCCCACCTTTTCTCTTCTCAAGCGTTCCAGTTTCTCTGCAGtaggttttctgtcttttgcaaCTTCGAATTTTGCTTCCAAAGAGGACATCCACTTTATTCCATTACTTTCTGACAACTCTGGTATTGATGTTGCTtctggaagtttaaaaaaaaattgcaatttcCATTAGTAAAATCCAGGCaaaaggtatttaataaaaaggacatgtcaaagccttttttttctctcattctcGCTAAAGTTAACGAAAACTCCAGAAGGCTGGCAACCACACCTCCATGCCTTCACGCTCAATCTTGGCCCAATTATTGTATCAGCTCAGACACAGGCCAGCCAAAGAACTCTttagcctctttttttttctggtaaaattACCTACAAAACCCGCAGATTTaaagaactgaaacaaacaaGCATTAACTTGATAAGGCTATTCTGCCAGTGACGcatgtacatatacataaacGCATACCTcgtgcctttttcttttttcttttccctccaccgctttctgcagctctttttctctttcctgccaTCTCTCCATAGTTTTTCCCGGCTTCATCCTGCGGCTGTTCTCCACTCTTTACCTCCTCTTCAGCCCCTGTGAGCCCCCAGCTCTCCACGACAGACCCCAGAGAGGCTCCCTCCTTGCGCCCGAAGAAGTCGAGGCTCTCCAACGAGGCGCTGCAGCCGCTCCCCTTTATCACCTGGggcagagagcagggaaaaCGGTGAGCCGCCCCGGCCAGGCCCAGCGCCCCCCCGGACCgctgccacagggctgcaggcaggcccGGGGCCCCGCTGCGAGGAAGGAGCGGGCCCGGGAACCAGCATCGCGCCGGGAGGGGACCCGGGCCCGTCCCAGCCTCCCCCCGGCGGCGCCGCACCCCGAATCTCCGCGCATCGAGCCCGAAGCGCCGCACGTCAAAGCGGGCACCAGCACCCAACCGCCGAAACAGCTCCTGCGCCTCCATGCCGCCGCACGCCCGGCGCTCCCCGCGGCGCCCCGGAAGTAGCGAGTACTTCCGGGAGCGCGGAGGCGGGGCCGAGCAGGTGCCTGGCTGGGTACCATAGCGACCGGGCCGCGGGGTGTCATGGCGCCGCACTGCCATGGCAACGCGCCGTTAGGCTCCGCTCCGCTCCAGGCCGCACCAAGGCCCGGGGCACCGGGAGAGGCCACCCCGAGGGCGGCGGGCGCTGATCCCTTCCCCGCTGCGGGCCGGCCCCAGCCACGGGGGTCCCGGGCCAGTTGCGGCATCTCAGTTCTGCGGTACCGCGGGCTGGAAGGGGCCGGACCGGAGGGACCACAGCAGGGCGGTGGTTGGTGATGcccagtttcctttttttaaacaaaagtgaATCATCTGCATGAGGTCTAGGCAAATCAGAAATATCAAATCCGGCATATAAGTCATAAAACTGTTCTACATCTTTATAGGCCGATTGCAGTGTTTTGTCCCTTTGTGTATTCCTGATGGCAAGTTAATTGTCCTGACTGCTTTAGCTACTTTTAAGGAACGGCTCAGCTGAATAAGAGGACAGCTGAATAAGAGGACAAAAGCTTTTGTGGGAAGTTTTTGTTCGGACATGTCTGGGCTTTGGTGATTTACAGTATCATTAGCTAGTCTCAAAGGACTGACCTCTCTTCTATCCATCACGGTGTCGGGCAAGTCAAGATTATCAGCTCCGCTGGGCACAACCACTGTGCCTCTTGGAGATGTAAACTTAGGTCCTAGATATTTCTGAGGAAGCAAAACAGTGGCTTACTGGCACTTTTCATTGCCTGGATCATCCCTTGTTTTATATTCTCTCTGTGGATCAATGGGGAAGTCCCTGTGTGATGTGCAACAAGTGGCTCTGCCTTTTACTGTGAAAGTGGAGGAATGTTCTCTCTTGGTTTGATTCAAACCcgttttgttaaaaaatacttaGGGCTCAATCCTGCACTACCTCCTGATTTTAAGACTCATATCAACAACATTTCAGCGTGTGTTTGAGGTGACACAGGTTAACAGTCCCAGCGACACCTGAATTAAAGTCAGGAATGTGCCCAGTTAACTTGTTTAATCCTTGATTTCCACTGATACAATCCGGCCTCACAACAgcacttggagaaaaaaacGCTAGAGGCAATGGCAGGAGCAACCCAGCAACTGGCTCAGCTGCTCAGGGCAATCTAGAAACTTTGCATAGATTACGATCAGAATTTATTTAAttcatgtatttattcattATGATAAACTGTGAGACCCAATGGTACAGGTAAGTCTCCTAGTACTCTGTATCAGATCAAAcaatacagatatttttcctggtgttcttgaagtaaaacaaacagaaatccaATTAAGCAACAACAGCattacaaaaactattttatgTAATAAAAGTCTCAAGGGCTAAATGTCTACATTGCCAAAATCCAACAGCTCTGAGAGATACAGGCAATGGCTGTTCCTCCTGTAATGTTCACTACTTTAATTACGAACTCTGAGATGAAAAATTGCATAAATGCGATCCTCCCCACAGCCCCTATCTGCCTGATTTATAGCACTTTTTCTTTGCCAGCCTTTTGACTTCCCAGTAGACAGGTGGAAGCAGCCACAGAGACCTGGGTGGGTGCAGAGCACCACGACACTGACACTTCCCTTGCTTGTGTCCCCGATGGTGTATTTACAGCAAATAAAGCCAATGCAGGAGAGAAACTCAACGCCGTGTCCTTCAGGCCGTTCCCGGGCTGAGGCTCTCACTTTTCTGCTGGAAGTGACTAATGGTTGCTGCGAGAGGACGGGGAAGAATGTGGAGGCATTTGTGTAACAAAGAACTATAAATCATCTCCAATATCCATCACTCACCAAGAGATGCTGTCAGCAGATTCAGGAGTGAGGAAATGGGAAATATTCTCTCCATCAGTTGACTGGGAAATCCTTTTGTGTAAGGAGTAAGGAGCTCTGCTTCCAAAGCGGCAGCACTGGGTGCCAGGCAGGCAGAAGGCCATGCTCTGGGAGTGAGGGATCCTCCGGCAGGAGCAGTCCCCAGCTGTATACTCCTGTCTTCCAGCCTTCCAGCACGTGCGGCCCCAGAGGCTGAGTCGCCTTTACTGAAGTTGATCCACCCTGGAGCAGTCTCAGAGGGGTCAGCGCCGGGACTCAGGCTGCGAGGGGTCATGTCGTGTGTCGGGGGTGAAAGGGAGAAGtcagtgaaatacaaaaatgGAGCAACTGAAGTtaatgcaaagcaaaact
This genomic interval from Falco peregrinus isolate bFalPer1 chromosome 2, bFalPer1.pri, whole genome shotgun sequence contains the following:
- the DDX52 gene encoding probable ATP-dependent RNA helicase DDX52, with the translated sequence MEAQELFRRLGAGARFDVRRFGLDARRFGVIKGSGCSASLESLDFFGRKEGASLGSVVESWGLTGAEEEVKSGEQPQDEAGKNYGEMAGKRKRAAESGGGKRKKKKAREATSIPELSESNGIKWMSSLEAKFEVAKDRKPTAEKLERLRREKINRFRNQHKINVQGTDLPDPIATFDQLQKEYKVHPKIMENIQAAGYRVPTPIQMQAIPVMLHGRELLASAPTGSGKTLAFCIPLLTHLKQPRNKGFRALIISPTRELASQTHRELVKLAEGTGFRIHMIHKAAEAAKKFGPKSSKKFDILVTTPNRLIYLLKQDPPAIDLTSVEWLVVDESDKLFEDGKSGFRDQLASIFLACTSHLVRRALFSATFAHDVEEWCKLSLDSVVLVSVGARNSAAETVEQELVFVGSETGKLTAMRDLVKKGFAPPVLVFVQSIERAKELFHELIYEGINVDVIHADKTQQQRDNIVQSFRAGKIWVLICSALLARGIDFKGVNMVINYDLPTSAVEYIHRIGRTGRAGHTGKAVTFFTEDDKPLLRSIANVIQRAGCPVPDYIKHLPRLQSKQKKKFIKKPLARESICTTPQCFLKKAKRKTKTTKENKGKKKEDKNGSKLQTVSKS